Proteins from a single region of Stigmatella erecta:
- the nadD gene encoding nicotinate (nicotinamide) nucleotide adenylyltransferase: protein MKVALLGGSFNPPHVGHLLAALYVHATQQVDEVWLMPAYQHPFGKALAPFEHRVRMCEVMCEETSGWLKTNSVEKVLGEQGGSGRTVDTLSFLRECNPTIRFALIIGSDILKDLPHWKSFDRIERMAQVLVLYRAGYPAPGTLGPPLAEVSSTQIRDLLARGEEPTELVPRGVLDYAREMGLYGLSPPVG from the coding sequence GTGAAAGTCGCGCTCCTCGGAGGGTCGTTCAATCCCCCGCACGTGGGCCACCTGCTGGCGGCGCTCTACGTGCACGCCACGCAACAGGTGGATGAGGTGTGGCTGATGCCCGCCTACCAGCACCCGTTCGGCAAGGCGCTGGCGCCCTTCGAGCACCGCGTGCGGATGTGCGAGGTGATGTGCGAGGAGACCTCGGGCTGGCTGAAGACGAACTCCGTGGAGAAGGTGCTGGGGGAGCAGGGCGGAAGCGGGCGCACCGTGGACACCCTCAGCTTCCTGCGGGAGTGCAACCCGACGATTCGCTTCGCGCTGATCATCGGCTCGGACATCCTCAAGGACCTGCCGCACTGGAAGTCCTTTGACCGCATCGAGCGGATGGCGCAGGTGCTGGTGCTGTACCGGGCGGGATACCCGGCGCCGGGAACGCTGGGCCCGCCGCTGGCGGAGGTCTCCTCCACGCAGATCCGCGACCTGCTGGCGCGCGGCGAGGAGCCCACGGAGCTGGTGCCCCGGGGGGTGCTCGACTACGCGCGCGAGATGGGCCTCTACGGCCTGAGCCCGCCGGTGGGCTGA